Proteins found in one Drosophila innubila isolate TH190305 chromosome X, UK_Dinn_1.0, whole genome shotgun sequence genomic segment:
- the LOC117793963 gene encoding gustatory receptor 10a: MSTKKSSCSASSVGKQSFWERHEYKFYKYGHIYANIYGQVMIDYMPQEPLQAPLKTLLIVYSHAFSLMLIVVVPCYFGYNYRELMATIDQRMQLVLYVSFANTLIKYATVIVTYMANTFHFKAINHRCTLKRARLEANFTANYRGPRGPKKRFELFMYYKFVLINIMMIIQVCGIFAVDTDADENAAKLRMQFAIYSFVLWNYTENMADFFYYINSSVLKYLRQLHQQLHSLLRQVRRLTNVPRRGRGRGRGRGMSMVNCCRLCDRLSLLRKCFAEIHDLYVESFRMHQWQLLGLMLTTLINNLTNFFTIFNLLATHSLANVSYPIVVSVVYALAFYLDTYIVTLVNEQIKLELYNLALKMRQFYSYPSLQPPSLDQELEHFSLQLLQYRQPMLCGLLHLDRRLIFLISVTAFSYFITLVQFDFYLRTTR, encoded by the exons atgtcaacaaaaaaatcgtCCTGTTCAGCGTCGTCAGTCGGCAAGCAAAGTTTCTGGGAGAGACACGAGTACAAGTTCTACAAATATGGACATATCTATGCGAATATCTATGGCCAGGTGATGATCGATTATATGCCACAGGAGCCGTTGCAAGCACCGTTAAAGACGCTACTCATCGTTTACAGTCACGCCTTCAGTCTGATGCTGATTGTCGTCGTGCCGTGTTATTTTGGCTATAACTATCGCGAATTAATGGCCACAATTGATCAACGAATGCAGCTAGTGCTCTATGTATCATTTGCCAATACGCTGATCAAATATGCCACAGTTATTGTCACATACATGGCCAACACATTTCACTTTAAGGCCATCAATCATCGGTGCACGTTGAAGCGAGCTCGTTTGGAAGCGAACTTCACTGCCAATTATCGTGGTCCGCGTGGGCCAAAGAAACGTTTCGAGTTGTTCATGTACTACAAATTTGTGCTGATCAACATCATGATGATCATTCAGGTGTGTGGCATATTCGCTGTCGACACGGATGCCGATGAAAATGCCGCCAAATTGCGAATGCAATTCGCCATCTATTCGTTTGTGCTGTGGAACTATACGGAAAACATGGCCGACTTTTTCTATTACATTAACAGCAGTGTGCTCAAGTATCTGCGGCAGTTGCATCAACAATTGCACTCACTTTTGCGGCAAGTTCGACGACTAACCAATGTGCCACGacgtgggcgtgggcgtgggcgtggccgtgGCATGTCCATGGTCAACTGTTGCCGGCTCTGTGATCGATTGAGTTTGTTGCGCAAATGCTTTGCGGAAATTCACGATTTGTATGTCGAGAGTTTTCGGATGCATCAGTGGCAGTTGCTTGGCCTCATGTTGACCACGTTGATCAACAATTTGACCAACTTCTTTACCATCTTTAATCTGCTGGCCACACATTCCCTGGCCAATGTCTCGTATCCGATTGTGGTCAGTGTCGTCTACGCTCTGGCCTTCTATTTGGACACCTATATAGTGACTCTGGTCAATGAACAAATCAAACTGGAATTGTACAATCTGGCACTGAAAATGCGACAATTCTACAGTTACCCCTCGCTGCAACCGCCCAGTCTGGACCAAGAG TTGGAACACTTTtcgttgcaactgttgcaataTCGTCAGCCCATGTTATGCGGCCTGTTACATTTGGATCGTCGTCTCATCTTTTTAATCTCTGTGACAGCATTCTCCTACTTTATAACTTTGGTGCAATTCGATTTTTATCTGCGCACCACACGCTAG
- the LOC117783206 gene encoding odorant receptor 10a, with the protein MAKYFAFQYLRKNQPLALYFYAVPRLCLSLMGYWPTPKAKLQCRALVHFAILTIGVVTELHAGFMYVISNQITLALETFCPAITSAVTLLKMFLMLRHRRDLFYVVSHLRHLLFDIKIADGTHSIIRQNSLMAARLNFWPVSAGFSTCSLYNLKPLLLALFVYLQGRKDEIVWSTPFNMTMPSFLLLSPYFPATYIFIAYTGYITVFMFGGCDAFYFEFCVHIGTLFKSLQEDTRALFRQHRNVVQIDGVRSAHFEASFVVLIKRQIRIIELTHFFRQRYRTITMLHFVSASLVIAFSIFNLMTVGGNGLGTMLYVGYTVAALSQLLIYCYGGTLVTESSMELGTVMGTCSWHLCLPKHRRYVHLFILRSQRALTMAVPFFSPSLGTFGAILQTSGSIIALAKSFQ; encoded by the exons ATGGCTAAATACTTTGCTTTTCAATATCTGCGAAAGAACCAGCCATTGGCCCTTTATTTTTACGCCGTACCGCGATTATGTCTGAGCTTAATGGGCTATTGGCCGACTCCAAAGGCCAAGTTACAGTGTCGTGCTCTCGTCCACTTTGCGATATTGACCATCGGAGTGGTAACCGAATTGCACGCTGGCTTCATGTACGTAATTTCCAATCAGATTACGTTGGCACTGGAAACATTCTGTCCGGCAATCACCTCGGCGGTTACCTTGTTGAAGATGTTCCTCATGTTGCGCCATCGTCGCGATCTCTTCTACGTGGTGAGCCATCTAAGGCATCTTTTATTTGACATTAAAATTGCTGATGGAACGCATTCAATCATACGCCAAAATTCTTTAATGGCGGCAAGATTGAATTTCTGGCCAGTTTCGGCCGGATTCTCTACGTGCAGCTTATACAATCTGAAGCCATTGCTATTGGCCTTGTTTGTCTATCTTCAGGGACGCAAGGATGAGATTGTCTGGAGCACACCTTTTAATATGAC cATGCCCAGCTTTCTACTGCTCTCACCATATTTTCCGGCtacgtatatttttattgcctaTACGGGCTATATTACGGTTTTCATGTTTGGTGGATGTGATGCCTTTTACTTTGAGTTCTGTGTCCACATTGGCACACTCTTCAAATCTCTTCAGGAGGACACGCGTGCTCTCTTTCGTCAACACCGGA ATGTGGTGCAAATTGATGGAGTGAGATCTGCACACTTTGAGGCATCATTTGTGGTGCTCATCAAGCGACAGATTCGTATAATTGAGTTGACGCACTTCTTTCGACAACGCTACAGAACCATCACCATGTTGCACTTTGTGTCCGCCAGCTTGGTGATTGCCTTTAGCATCTTCAATCTGATGACCGTCGGTGGCAATGGACTCGGAACCATGCTCTACGTCGGCTACACGGTGGCAGCTCTCAGTCAATTACTTATCTATTGCTACGGCGGCACTTTGGTCACCGAGAGC aGCATGGAATTGGGTACGGTGATGGGCACCTGTTCCTGGCATCTCTGTCTGCCCAAACATCGCCGTTATGTACATCTCTTTATTCTGCGATCGCAGAGAGCTCTCACCATGGCAGTACCCTTCTTTTCCCCCTCCTTGGGCACCTTTGGCGCG ATATTGCAGACATCTGGTTCGATTATCGCATTGGCCAAATCCTTTCAATAA
- the LOC117783215 gene encoding L-xylulose reductase — protein sequence MWDNMCNKVILVTGAGSGIGNALVKQLANAGATVIAVARKEQQLKELVECDPEHIKPLLLDLSNWDNVREVLSAVPQLDGLVNNAGVAIIKPFEQLTESDFDTHFDVNIKAVFNVTQSVLPKMRNGSSIVNVSSIAASRSFAGHTAYSATKAAVDSLTKSLALELGPRQIRVNSVNPTVVLTRMGRDNWSEPAKSGPLLAHIPLNRFCEVHEVTDAIAYLLSEKSSFVNGHHINLEGGYSVS from the exons atgtggGACAATATGTGCAACAAGGTGATATTGGTGACTGGGGCAGGCTCTGGGATTGGGAATGCACTGGTCAAGCAACTGGCTAACGCTGGTGCCACAGTCATTGCCGTGGCACGCAAGGAACAGCAACTCAAGGAGCTCGTTGAATGTGATCCGGAACACATAAAACCCCTGCTGCTCGATCTCTCCAATTGGGATAATGTGCGTGAGGTGCTATCCGCGGTGCCGCAACTTGATGGTCTGGTTAACAATGCGGGCGTGGCCATAATCAAGCCCTTCGAGCAGTTGACTGAAAGCGATTTTGATAC CCACTTTGATGTGAACATCAAGGCTGTCTTTAATGTGACCCAATCGGTGTTGCCCAAAATGCGCAATGGCAGCTCCATTGTTAATGTCTCTTCCATTGCGGCATCTCGTAGTTTTGCTGGACACACAGCTTACAGTGCCACCAAAGCGGCAGTGGATTCATTAACCAAGTCACTGGCCTTGGAGCTGGGGCCACGGCAGATACGCGTCAATTCCGTCAATCCAACGGTGGTGCTCACCCGCATGGGACGCGACAATTGGTCAGAGCCGGCAAAAAGTGGTCCATTATTGGCGCACATCCCACTGAATCGATTCTGTGAAGTGCACGAAGTTACCGACGCCATTGCATATTTGTTGAGCGAGAAATCCAGTTTTGTCAACGGTCATCACATCAATCTCGAGGGCGGCTATTCCGTATCCTAG